In Barnesiella propionica, the genomic window TATCTTGTATGCCGAGAAAAAAGGAAGTACCGAAAAGAATCCACGCTTCACTATAGAAGAGAGTGATGTTCCCTGTAACGAAGTGCTTTCTTATTATATACGGGAAAAGTGGATATTCAATCGGCGTACATCTTCGTTCTATTCCGAGATAGAGGCTATCTGCCCGGTTCTTCACCGGACGGGAGATTTCGGAGAAAATGCGGTGAAATATCCTATGTTCTGGATAAAGTATAAAGATTTGCGTCCGTATATGGCTCAGCAGTATGTTATTACCAGTAATGAGAATAATATTCAGCAATATAATTACGATGATTATTTTCAGCTCCGGATGTTTGACGGGGATATATATAAGACCCAGAATCTGCGTAACATGTCTCTGATGCAAATGTATCCCGAAGCAGAGGCTATGAAAAAAGCCCAGGACAGTATAGAAGTTCAGCTCAGTAATTTTGATAAGCGCCTGTGGGTACCTACTCCCGAAGAACTTGCAAAAGCTAAAGAGGAAGCAGCCGGAAGGGACTCTACCCAGCTTGCTACGGCAGGTGATAAAGAAAAGAAAAAAAGTTCGAATGTACGTTCCACTCGTTCTACCAGAGCAAAGCAGAGTGAAAAAT contains:
- the porN gene encoding type IX secretion system ring subunit PorN/GldN; translation: MKTLKGLLAATFLLCLPLSALQAQVVKKKNDKEVAKDQALSIRAKSLYEQGEGSVDAPWLRIIYRSLDLTNEKNMPLYYPEEPAEGQENLFRIIMRLLSDNQITAYEYLDGREVFTDQYKIKVKDMFDRFHILYAEKKGSTEKNPRFTIEESDVPCNEVLSYYIREKWIFNRRTSSFYSEIEAICPVLHRTGDFGENAVKYPMFWIKYKDLRPYMAQQYVITSNENNIQQYNYDDYFQLRMFDGDIYKTQNLRNMSLMQMYPEAEAMKKAQDSIEVQLSNFDKRLWVPTPEELAKAKEEAAGRDSTQLATAGDKEKKKSSNVRSTRSTRAKQSEKSASTKVKQSKSRESSSAPARSVRRRR